The sequence ATACCACCGGTTTCAGTCTGCCACCAGGTATCTACTATTGGACAACGTCCTTTACCTATATTGTCTTTGAACCAATGCCATGCTTCTTCATTGATGGGTTCACCTACACTGCCCAGTTTTTTCAGGGAGCTCAGGTCTTTGTGGTTCACTGGTCCCAGGCCATAGCCCATGAGGCTGCGGATGGCAGTAGGCGCGGTGTAAAGGGTATTGACACGGAATTTGTCGGTGATAGACCACAGGCGGCCTGCATCAGGCCATGTAGGCACTCCTTCGAACATAACGGTGGTCGCGCCTGCGCTGAGCGGACCATAGATGATATAGCTATGGCCAGTGATCCAGCCTACGTCTGCAGTACAGAAGTATACTTCACCTGGCTGGTACTGGAATGTATTAACGAATGTGTAGTTGGCGTAAACCATATAGCCGGCGGTGGTATGCACGACACCTTTTGGCTTGCCGGTAGAGCCGGAAGTATAGAGAATGAAGAGCATGTCTTCTGCATCCATTTCTTCGGCAGGGCAGGGAGGGTTGCCCATGGTTTCTACCTGTTTGATTTCATCTTCCCACCAGAGGTCGCGGCCTTTGATCATACTTACAGGCGTACGGGTGCGGGTACATACGATTACTTTCCTGACGGAGGGGCAGGCGATGAGAGCATCGTCGATTACAGATTTCAGGGGAATATCTTTATTACCACGGAAGGCGCCATCGCATGTAATAACGAGGCTGGCCTGGGCATCCTGAATTCTATCGGCGATAGATTGTGCGCTGAATCCACCAAATACCACGGAGTGAATAGCACCGATACGGGCGCATGCCAATACGGCAATAGCCAGTTCCGGAATCATACCCATGTAGATGCAGACACGATCACCTTTCTTAACACCATTATTTTTCAGAACGTTTGCGAACTGGCAAACTTTGTTATACAGGTCTCTGTAAGTAATAACGCGGTGACGTTCTTCCGGATCATTCGGTTCCCAAATGATGGCGGGTTTGTTGCCTAATGTGCCAAGGTGGCGGTCGATGCAATTTTCAGTGATATTGAGTTTGCCACCGACGAACCATTTTACATCTGGCTCTTTGAAGTTCCATTCCAGGACTTTATCCCATTTGCGGCGCCAATAAAAATGATCAGCTACATTCGCCCAAAATCCCTCGGGGTCTATGATGCTCTGCTGATACTGCTGTTGATACTCTTCTAAGCTTCTAATCTGGTAAGGATAAGCCATGGCTGCAATCAGTTTTTGTGTTGGTCAATAAGTAATAACGTGCGCGTAATATGTGCAGCTTAAATTTAATGAAATTGGGGAATACGGTGGTAGTGATTAATCGTTTATAAGCAAATATTAACGTAAAAAAAGGGGAATAACTGATATGCCTTTCACTACGACCTTTTGGTGGAGGTAGTGAATACCCTCCGGACAGGAGGCTAAAACTACAGGTAAAAGAAGGAGCAATTAGTGCTTTCCATTCTTTTTGCGATACTTGTCGCAGTAATCCCAGAATTCCTTGTACACTTCGTCTGATACTGAAATGATCTTTTCCTTTTCTGCATTACTGAGTAAAGGGTTGACCTGTTCTTTCTCTCCATTGACCGTTTTGGTGGACGGGCGCATTTTGCGATAGAAGGTTGGAACGCTCCAGTTACATTCGATGCAAACGCGTTCGCGGAATGTAAGTGGCAAGTTGATCATTTTGGTGTGCAAGTCCTGCATGAGGTTGACTGCTTCAGTGCCTTTTGATTTTGACATTTTGTTTTGGTTTTATACCTTGGGACAATTGGTTGCAACTTGTTGATAGTGATGTTATTAGTATAAAAGCCATGCACGTGTTAACAAATGTATTTATAAAATTATAAATGACGTAAAATATGCACATAAATTTTATAAATTATTAAAAGACTTGTTATTATAAATTTATATAGCTTATAAATGTCAACATTTTACCTCGAATTTGATGGAAGACTGCTTGATTTAGAACGGAGTTTGTCACTTTATTCCCCTAATTATGACGTAACTATATTGTCTATATGAAAGACCAATTAGGAAAATGAAATGGAAATTATTATTATATTGTATGAATTGCACATAAAAGCGATAAACAGTTAGTAAAATCAAGCATACATGTCCAGGTTAATCCATATGGGCCAGCGCCTGAAGCAAATCTTAAAACAGAAAAAGGTTAAGATTGTTGACTTTGCTGATATGGCCGGTTTCACGAACCAAATAGCCCATTACCATTTACGAAAAAGCGATATGAAGCGAAGTACATTAGAGAAGTTCTGTGAGATCATCAGTATCTCGCCGGAAGAATTCTATGAATGGAACAGCGTTTCTGTCATTAACGGCGAAAAGCCTCCTGCTTCCTCAGTATTACATCATGGTCACAGATTGATGGAACTTATCAGCGAACGGGGATTGAATAAAACCAGGTTAGCCAAGCGGCTGGGAATGTCGAGGCGAACCATGTACAATCTCTTTGATAAAGAATTATTCGGAAGTGAAGAACTGGACAAGGTATCCAGGGCACTTGAAATTAGTTCTACCGGTTTCCTTCATCCGGGCTCATTGGATGATACACGGATTGCTGATAATGATGAGATGCTCGCTTTAAGAGAAAAATATTACAAGTTGCTGGAAGAGCACAATTTATTATTGAAAACCCATTCTTCAACCAAAGAAGCACTCGAACAGCTCAAGAAAGAAAATTTACAATTACGTAAACAAGCCCGGTCCAAAAAGGGCTAAAATGAACCAGTGTTTATCAACCTATCAGAAGACCTATTTTGAAAAGCCTATTCTGTATTAAATAGAGAACCATTTTCTTAATTCCATCATCGAGCGTATTTTATTGTACTATTATTTTGCGATAAATTACATTTTGCTAATCCCGATTTCAGGATTTTAAAATAAATGTCACTGATATGAATTATTTGCCTGGTGCATTCGATGTTCCTATGTGGTATATCGTTATGCACTTAAAGGGGGCATCTGGTATTCTCACGCAAAAGAGATATTGCGATGTGCTGGCCCGCAGACTTAACCGTGATCAGGAGAATAGTCTGATCAGGGTTGATGATTACCTGCTATTGCCTGACGCTTTATACCTGATGGTGCAGGAAGAGGCTTTGCAACTTGATGTATGGTGGCCAGCTTTCAGGGATCAGTTGCTGGAAGATCTGAAAGGATTATATATCTCTGAACTGGTAGCCGGAGGGGCGACTTCTCCTGCAGTGGATATGCTGTGGGAACCTCTGTCTCATGAGTTGATCACTGGTCCGGAAGCCTTTGAGCACAGGGTAAATGAAATGTTGTTTTTACCTGTGCGCAAAGGGTTGGCTCCAGATCCGAACTACTATCCTTATAACAGTGTAAATAATAAAGCAGGGATAGATCTATAATAATAACTGACCTACTTCTTCCCAGGTGTTTACACGTTTGTAGCCAGAAATATTGACATTGTGCGGTGCTGTAAACATCAACGGTTCGCCTTTGAAATATTGCAGATTTTTCACATGATCATCGATCATGTAATCGGCATGAACAATGGTCTTGGATCCACAGAAAACGATACGTTCCCACCCAATGAATGGAAAATGCTCCTGTAACCAATCCAGCTTTTCAACGAGTGATTGTGGAAACTCCATGGCTGCAGATACGATGAATACATCATGTTTGTCAAATAATGCTTTGACTACCTCCTGGCAGTCTTTGATGACTGGCTTGTTCCTGAAGAACCCTGGTTCGTAAAGGAATCCTCTGATCACGTCTTTACCGGCAGGGAAGCCTTCTGTTTCCGGTAAGCCCATGAGGGAGTTTTTGTCAATTGTTTCACCGTAGCGTGCTGCGTACCAGTCGATGTATTGCTGGCATGTATCTGCCATAACTCCATCCATGTCTATTGCTATTCTTGCCATATTTTGCAATTTATTGCAAAGTTATGCAAATAGTACAAAGTTCATAGCAAAATATTGCATGTTTTTACTTAATATTGCAGGAAATTGCAAGAACATGCTGAAAGAGGAACGTTTTGAGTACATCCTCAGAAAGTTACAGGCAGATCATAAGGTGTTACATACGGAGTTGAGTAATGACTTAAATGTGTCAGAAGATACCGTGCGTCGTGATCTGGAAGCCTTGGCGCAAAATGGTTTGTTAATCAAAGTAAGGGGAGGGGCCATTCCTCATTCTCCCAATCCGTTTAATTTTACAGAAAGAATCACCATTCACGAAGATGATAAAAGAGCGATAGCCGACAAGGCCCTCTCATTTTTACACAATGGTCAGACTATTATAATGGATGGTGGTACTACCACTTATGCACTCGTCAAGTTATTCCCACCTGCATTACAGCTAACCGTCGTTACTCCCAGTATTCCCATTGCTATGCAATTGATGGAACATCCGGGTGTAGACGTTATTCTTACCGGGGGGCGTATTTTCAAGAGTTCGCAGGTAACGGCGGGTATTGAAACGATTCGTATGCTCGAGAAGCTGCGTGCTGATATTTGTTTTATGGGTGTATGCAGTTTGCATACAGAAGTAGGCGTGACGGGGCCTCACCTGGATGAAGCCAGCGTAAAAAATGTGATGGTACAGTCATCAAGCAAAGTGATTGCCCTGGTGACGAGCGATAAGATGGGAACAGCGGAACCATACAAAGTATGTGATATAAGAGAGATGGATACGATTATAACCGACGAGGCAGGATTAGCCATGGCAGGACCTTACAGAGAGCTGGGTATTAACGTGATCTGATTTTAATTATCTATATGTTTCAGGTATTGACAGCAGGCCTTCCGCAGCGGCGGCAGGCGCGCATAGCAGTGAGCGCACTATTTTTTCTGACGGGATTTTGCTTTTTCAGTTGGGCTACCCGTATTCCGGACATTCAACAAAAGTTACATCTTTCTGAAGGGCAGTTAGGTGGATTATTATTGGCTTTGCCGATAGGTTCCCTTTTGTCTATGCCAGCAGCTGGTGCGCTGGTCGGTAAGTATGGCAGCAGGCAGATCCTGCTGGTGTTTGGATCTTTGTATGGTTTGATTTTGCCGACCCTTGGACTGGCAGGGGAGACCTGGATACTCTTTACATTGTTGGTAGTGTTTGGTTTTTGTGGCAACATTGCCAATATTGCGGTGAACACCCAGGCGGTATTTGTAGAGAAAATGTATGGCAGATCTGTGATGGCTTCCTTTCATGGTTTGTGGAGTTCTGGTGGGTTGGCAGGATCTCTGCTGGCGTGGGGAATGCAGAAGTGGCATGTATTGCCCTATCAGCATTTTCTGGTGAGTATGGTGATTGTATTTATCATCCTTGCGGTGAATATCAATCATGTGGTAAGGCATGATGACAAAGCCGGTGAGCGAGAGGAGAAGCAGCCGCTATTTGTATTGCCTGACAAGTTCCTGATGATCCTTGGCATTATTGCGTTTGCATCTATGATTTGCGAGGGAGCTATGTTTGACTGGAGCGGGGTATATTTCAGAAAAGTGATTCATGTTAATATTGCGGTAGTAGGTACTAACGCCTTTATGAGTACCATGGCGTCTTTTCGCTTCCTGGCAGATTATCTGAAGTTGCGTTTTGGCGTAAAGCGGGTATTACAATTGAGTGGCGGACTCATTGCCGGCGGGCTGTTGCTGGCAGTTGTATTTCCATATTTTACTACTGCTATTATAGGATTTCTGATGGTCGGCGCAGGGGTATCTTCAGTTGTTCCACTGGTATATAGTGCAGCAGGGCGGAGTAATACTATGACTCCGGGAATGGCGCTGGCGGCGGTTTCTACGATTGGTTATCTCGGATTTCTGTTTGGTCCGGTATTGATTGGGTTAGTTGCTCAGATCAGTAGTCTGAGGGCGTCTTTCTTTCTCATTGCTCTGATGGGGTTATCTATTGCAG is a genomic window of Chitinophaga sp. LS1 containing:
- the acs gene encoding acetate--CoA ligase, producing MAYPYQIRSLEEYQQQYQQSIIDPEGFWANVADHFYWRRKWDKVLEWNFKEPDVKWFVGGKLNITENCIDRHLGTLGNKPAIIWEPNDPEERHRVITYRDLYNKVCQFANVLKNNGVKKGDRVCIYMGMIPELAIAVLACARIGAIHSVVFGGFSAQSIADRIQDAQASLVITCDGAFRGNKDIPLKSVIDDALIACPSVRKVIVCTRTRTPVSMIKGRDLWWEDEIKQVETMGNPPCPAEEMDAEDMLFILYTSGSTGKPKGVVHTTAGYMVYANYTFVNTFQYQPGEVYFCTADVGWITGHSYIIYGPLSAGATTVMFEGVPTWPDAGRLWSITDKFRVNTLYTAPTAIRSLMGYGLGPVNHKDLSSLKKLGSVGEPINEEAWHWFKDNIGKGRCPIVDTWWQTETGGIMITPIAGITAEKPGYATLPLPGVQPILVDERGQEITGNNVNGNLCIKFPWPGMLRTTYGDHERCRTTYFATYDNLYFTGDGCLRDEDGYYRITGRVDDVLNVSGHRIGTAEVENAINMHAGVVESAVVGYPHDIKGQGIYAFVIAEKMVHDPELTKKDILQTVSRIIGPIAKPDKIQFVSGLPKTRSGKIMRRILRKIAEGEMENLGDTSTLLDPNVVDEIKRGKQ
- a CDS encoding helix-turn-helix transcriptional regulator, with translation MSRLIHMGQRLKQILKQKKVKIVDFADMAGFTNQIAHYHLRKSDMKRSTLEKFCEIISISPEEFYEWNSVSVINGEKPPASSVLHHGHRLMELISERGLNKTRLAKRLGMSRRTMYNLFDKELFGSEELDKVSRALEISSTGFLHPGSLDDTRIADNDEMLALREKYYKLLEEHNLLLKTHSSTKEALEQLKKENLQLRKQARSKKG
- a CDS encoding 5' nucleotidase, NT5C type, which encodes MARIAIDMDGVMADTCQQYIDWYAARYGETIDKNSLMGLPETEGFPAGKDVIRGFLYEPGFFRNKPVIKDCQEVVKALFDKHDVFIVSAAMEFPQSLVEKLDWLQEHFPFIGWERIVFCGSKTIVHADYMIDDHVKNLQYFKGEPLMFTAPHNVNISGYKRVNTWEEVGQLLL
- a CDS encoding DeoR/GlpR family DNA-binding transcription regulator, which codes for MLKEERFEYILRKLQADHKVLHTELSNDLNVSEDTVRRDLEALAQNGLLIKVRGGAIPHSPNPFNFTERITIHEDDKRAIADKALSFLHNGQTIIMDGGTTTYALVKLFPPALQLTVVTPSIPIAMQLMEHPGVDVILTGGRIFKSSQVTAGIETIRMLEKLRADICFMGVCSLHTEVGVTGPHLDEASVKNVMVQSSSKVIALVTSDKMGTAEPYKVCDIREMDTIITDEAGLAMAGPYRELGINVI
- a CDS encoding MFS transporter, translating into MFQVLTAGLPQRRQARIAVSALFFLTGFCFFSWATRIPDIQQKLHLSEGQLGGLLLALPIGSLLSMPAAGALVGKYGSRQILLVFGSLYGLILPTLGLAGETWILFTLLVVFGFCGNIANIAVNTQAVFVEKMYGRSVMASFHGLWSSGGLAGSLLAWGMQKWHVLPYQHFLVSMVIVFIILAVNINHVVRHDDKAGEREEKQPLFVLPDKFLMILGIIAFASMICEGAMFDWSGVYFRKVIHVNIAVVGTNAFMSTMASFRFLADYLKLRFGVKRVLQLSGGLIAGGLLLAVVFPYFTTAIIGFLMVGAGVSSVVPLVYSAAGRSNTMTPGMALAAVSTIGYLGFLFGPVLIGLVAQISSLRASFFLIALMGLSIAVMSNRVKN